One window of Dama dama isolate Ldn47 chromosome 30, ASM3311817v1, whole genome shotgun sequence genomic DNA carries:
- the ACOD1 gene encoding cis-aconitate decarboxylase: MMLKSVTESFAKVIHGLKVGHLTDRVIQRSKRMVLDALGVGLLGTSTEVFHKVSRYSKIYSSNVSSTIWGQPELRLPPTYAAFVNGVAIHSMDFDDTWYPATHPSGPVLPVLMALSEALPPSPKYSGLDLLLAFNVGIEVQGRLLHFSKEAYDIPKRFHPPSVVGTLGSAAAASKFLGLSVTECQEALAIAVSYAGAPMANAATQTKPFHVGNAARHGLEAALLAMLGLQGNKRVLDLETGFGAFYANYSPKVLPDLDSHTWLLDKQDVAFKRFPAHLATHWVADTAASLRRHLVSDKAPLPIDRIERIVLRIPDVQYVNRPFPSSEHEARHSFQYVACATLLDGAITVPAFHKHQINRPQVRQLLGKVELEHPRDNLPNFNSLYCEMSVALKDGAVFTEHLDTFYGHWRKPLSQKDLQEKFRANSCRTLSCHAVERLIETVGNLEDLEDCSMLTTLLKEPSPPKIASKSI, translated from the exons ATGATGCTCAAG TCTGTCACAGAAAGCTTTGCCAAAGTGATCCACGGCTTGAAGGTGGGACACCTGACGGATCGTGTCATTCAAAGGAGCAAGAGGATGGTTCTGGATGCTCTGGGAGTGGGGCTCCTGGGAACCAGCACAGAAGTGTTTCACAAAGTCAGCAGATACAGTAAA ATCTATAGTTCCAATGTATCCAGCACCATCTGGGGCCAGCCAGAACTCAGGCTCCCACCAACCTATGCTGCTTTCGTTAACGGTGTGGCT ATTCACTCAATGGATTTTGATGACACGTGGTATCCTGCCACCCACCCTTCTGGACCTGTCCTTCCTGTCCTCATGGCCCTATCGGAAGCCCTGCCACCAAGTCCAAAGTATTCTGGCCTTGACCTGCTGCTGGCTTTCAATGTTGGTATTGAAGTTCAAGGCCGATTactgcatttctccaaagaagcctATGACATACCAAAGAG GTTCCATCCTCCCTCGGTGGTGGGAACCTTGGGGAGTGCTGCTGCCGCATCTAAGTTTTTGGGGCTCAGCGTGACAGAGTGCCAAGAGGCCCTGGCTATTGCTGTTTCTTATGCCGGGGCACCCATGGCAAATGCTGCCACTCAGACCAAGCCATTTCACGTGGGCAATGCTGCCAGGCATGGGCTAGAAGCTGCGCTCCTGGCAATGCTGGGTCTCCAGGGAAACAAACGGGTTTTGGATTTGGAGACAGGGTTTGGGGCCTTCTATGCCAACTATTCTCCTAAAGTCCTTCCAGACCTAGATTCACACACTTGGCTTCTGGACAAGCAGGATGTGGCCTTCAAGCGTTTCCCTGCCCATTTGGCCACCCACTGGGTGGCAGACACAGCTGCATCGCTGAGAAGGCACCTTGTATCAGACAAAGCCCCGCTGCCCATTGACCGCATTGAGAGAATTGTGCTGCGAATCCCAGACGTCCAGTATGTGAACAGGCCCTTCCCCAGCTCTGAGCACGAAGCCCGCCACTCCTTCCAGTATGTGGCCTGTGCCACGCTGCTCGACGGCGCCATCACTGTCCCAGCCTTCCACAAACACCAGATCAACAGGCCACAGGTGAGACAGCTGCTTGGTAAGGTGGAGCTGGAGCACCCTCGAGACAACCTACCAAACTTCAACTCACTGTACTGTGAGATGAGTGTGGCCCTCAAGGATGGAGCCGTCTTCACAGAGCATTTGGATACCTTCTACGGTCACTGGAGGAAGCCTCTGAGCCAGAAGGACCTACAGGAAAAGTTCAGAGCCAATTCCTGCAGGACGCTGTCCTGCCATGCTGTAGAAAGGCTTATAGAGACAGTAGGAAACCTAGAAGACCTGGAAGATTGCTCTATGCTAACCACACTTCTGAAAGAACCCTCTCCACCAAAGATAGCTTCAAAATCTATCTAG